Proteins co-encoded in one Populus trichocarpa isolate Nisqually-1 chromosome 10, P.trichocarpa_v4.1, whole genome shotgun sequence genomic window:
- the LOC7495097 gene encoding uncharacterized protein LOC7495097, with amino-acid sequence MDFFFRGLSEDPAPSQLDIHRCPFLRNINEPTSFSLSSSMPFPMPVRMGKGPIFEDGPNFDMAFRLFHGHDGVVPLSERSLSNAEKVEPQLAVPKFNPLAAKAATISLSSFGAGGPFSFDAFSKKWNNQKKNSNSSKKGSSSQGGQSNHEALSNEWLQTGNCPIAKSYRAVSSVLPLVAKVLKPPPGMNIKCPPAVIAARAAISRTSFAKNLRPQPLPAKILVIGILGMAANVPLGIWREHTKKFSPSWFAAVHAAVPFIAMLRKSILMPKSAMALTIGASILGQVIGSRAERYRLKAVAAKRMPLAETPASSSSQLQVVAVKSGHCGALVEYPVSLQMAGNSSSAADVFC; translated from the exons ATGGACTTTTTCTTCAGAGGTCTAAGTGAGGATCCCGCACCTTCTCAGCTAGACATCCATAGGTGTCCCTTTCTGAGAAACATTAATGAGCCCACTAGTTTTTCCCTTTCCTCATCCATGCCTTTCCCAATGCCT GTGCGCATGGGTAAGGGTCCAATTTTTGAAGATGGTCCCAATTTTGACATGGCTTTTAGGCTATTCCATGGACATGATGGAGTAGTCCCACTTTCTGAAAGATCTTTATCAAATGCTGAGAAAGTAGAACCTCAACTCGCTGTACCCAAATTCAATCCTTTAGCTGCAAAGGCAGCCACCATCAGTCTTTCATCCTTTGGAGCTGGGGGACCCTTCAGTTTTGATGCGTTTTCTAAGAAGTGGAATAATCAGAAGAAAAACTCCAATTCATCCAAGAAAGGGTCGTCTTCACAG GGAGGACAATCTAATCATGAGGCATTGAGCAATGAGTGGCTGCAAACTGGAAACTGCCCTATTGCGAAATCTTATCGGGCAGTTAGCAGTGTCTTGCCACTTGTAGCTAAGGTTCTGAAACCCCCTCCAGGCATGAACATCAAGTGCCCACCTGCAGTGATTGCAGCCAGAGCAGCTATATCACGAACTTCCTTTGCAAAGAATCTCCGGCCACAACCCTTGCCCGCAAAAATACTTGTGATTGGGATTTTGGGTATGGCAGCAAATGTTCCTTTAGGAATATGGAGGGAACACACCAAAAAATTTTCGCCATCTTGGTTTGCTGCTGTCCATGCTGCAGTTCCATTCATAGCCATGCTTAGGAAATCCATATTGATGCCAAAGTCAGCCATGGCACTTACCATTGGAGCATCTATATTAGGACAGGTTATTGGATCTAGGGCAGAGCGATACCGGCTGAAGGCAGTAGCTGCCAAGAGAATGCCTCTTGCCGAAACACCTGCCAGTAGCTCCAGTCAGTTGCAAGTTGTTGCTGTTAAGAGTGGACATTGCGGCGCTCTAGTGGAATATCCAGTTTCCCTTCAGATGGCAGGGAATTCCTCTTCAGCAGCAGATGTGTTCTGTTAA